The nucleotide sequence TTTTCAACATCACGTTCAGAGCACGAACGAATGCGATAGTTGTTGAAATCTCTTTAGATTGTTCTTCCAGTAATTGGCTGAAATCTTCCAGTGTTGGGATATCCAGTTTTTCTTCAAAACGAGGACGACGAGCTGGTAGATAACCGCCTAAATCCTGACGACGTGCGTGCAGGTATTTGTACTCTTCTGACTCTTTGTCAAAAGTAATATAAGGCAGGTCTTTGATTTGCTCATCAGCAACAGGAATATTGAAACGATCACGGAAATGGTGAACGCCATCCATGTTCATTTTCTTAACTTGGTGAGCGATGTTTTTACCTTCTGCCGTTTCACCCATACCATAACCTTTGATGGTTTGAGCTAAAATAACAGTTGGTTTACCTTGAGTCTCTTTTGCTTTTTGGAATGCAGCAAAGACTTTCTTCGGATCGTGACCACCGCGGTTTAATGCCCAAATCTCGTCATCAGTCATGTCTTTAACTAATGCAGCAGTTTCTGGGTAGCGATTGAAGAAGTGTTCACGAACGTAAGCACCATCACGAGATTTAAACGTTTGGTAGTCACCATCCAGTGTTTCGTTCATTAATTGAACGAGTTTACCAGAAGTGTCTTTACGCAGCAGTTCGTCCCAACGGTCGCCCCACATCACTTTGATAACGTTCCAGCCAGCACCTGCGAAGATACCTTCTAGTTCGTTAACAATTTTACCGTTACCTGTCACAGGGCCATCAAGGCGCTGTAAGTTACAGTTAACAACGAAGCACAGGTTATCTAATTTTTCGCGAACAGCAATAGTGATAGCACCTTTAGATTCTGGTTCGTCCATTTCACCATCACCTAAGAACGCATACACAGTTTGTGCAGTGGTGTTCTTCAAGCCACGATGATTTAAATATTTCAGGAATTTAGCCTGATAAATTGCAGATAGTGGCCCCAGACCCATAGAAACTGTTGGGAACTGCCAGAATTCAGGCATTAATTTAGGGTGCGGATAAGAAGATAAACCTTTACCACCAATTTCTTGACGGAAGTTGTTTAATTGATCTTCTGTTAAACGACCTTCTAAGAATGCACGTGCATAGATACCTGGGGAGATATGACCTTGGAAGTAAACCAAGTCGCCACCATCAGTTTCATTTTGCGCACGGAAGAAATGGTTAAAGCACACTTCATATAAAGTTGCAGAAGATTGGAATGACGCCATGTGTCCGCCGAGTTCCAAATCTTTTTTGGATGCACGCAGAACCATCATTACTGCGTTCCAGCGAATAGCAGAACGAATACGACGCTCTAATTCCAGATTGCCAGGGTAAGCGGGTTCATCTTCAGCAGGAATGGTATTGATATAATCACTGTGTACAGAACCGCCTAAAGCGATATTAAGACCACCATTACGGGCTTGTTTTAATACCTGATCAATCAGGAACTGTGCACGTTCAACACCTTCTTCACGGATGACCGAGTCGATCGCTTGTAACCAGTCGCGAGTTTCGATCGGATCCACGTCATTTTTCAGCATATCTGACATGGTGTATTCCTTATCTGTTATCTGTTTTTAATGGTTATGGGAGCCTATCTTCCCGTTCTACCCATCTGATATGACGGGAAGATAGGCCCTGCTGTTATTACCGCTTCCCCTGAAAATCACAGGGCGATAGATAGTACAGACTCAGCGGTCAGGATCTGTGCTACTAAAATAAATCAGGATGTTGTTGTAGCCGGCGCAAAGAGCGCTCACGGCGAGTATGTTCACGACTCATATCCAACAAAACATCTTCAATAAAGGCCAAATGGCGATGTGATGCTTCACGCGCAGCTTCTGGCTCTCTATTAATAATAGCCTGATAAATCTGACTACGATGCTCACTTACTGCTGTTAACATCTCTTTACGAGTGTAAAGAAACTCAAAATTCTGGCGGATATTTTGCTCAAGCATTGGCACCATGCATCGTAATAGATGCAATAAAACGACATTATGAGCAGCTTCCGTAACAATTAATTGATATTGCAATACAGCTTCAGACTCAGCGATTAAATCACCCTCTTCATGGGCTTTCAAAATGCAATCATGGCTAGCTTTGATACGTTCAAGATCTTCATCAGTACCACGTAATGCAGCGTAATATGCAGCAATACCTTCCAGTGCATGACGAGTTTCTAAAAGATCAAATTGAGATTCGGGATGCCCGCTAAGCAGTTGAGCTAAAGGATCACTAAAACTTTGCCAGAGATTATGCTGAACAAAAGTACCACCGCCTTGGCGACGGAGTAAAAATCCTTTAGCTTCTAATTTTTGGATTGCTTCACGCAATGAAGGGCGAGATACGTCAAATTGTTTTGCCAGTTCACGCTCAGGTAAGAGTTTCTCGCCTGGGCGCAGAGTACCTTCTAAAATCAGATGTTCAAGCTGTTGCTCAATAACATCAGAAAGCTTAGGTTGGCGGATTTTTGTATAAGCCATATTGCTGGAAGCCATTATTGGATAACTATTACCTTAGTGATTGAGTTGTCAATTGGTAATACCAATTTAATATAACGAATAATAAAGTAACAAAGTATTCACTAACTGTCCATACAGTTGTTGAGCGAAATCATAAAAACCTGCAAATTTTAACAAATTATTTTAAAAATTCATCAAAATTGATAACTAGATCGCATTACACAGAAACGCTAAAAATAAATTTTTTAACGTTTTTTAAACACATAAACAGTCAAACTGAAGCGTGACAGCAATATTATTTTGAATTTAAATTCATAATTAGTAGCTTTAAATTCAATTTGGGTGGTTATTTTGTTAACAAACTGCGGTAATAAGCCCAATCAAAGTGAGGTCCTGGATCGGTTTTTCTATTTGGTGCAACATCACTATGCCCAGTAATGTTTTCTTCAATAGCAGGATAAAGAGTAATAAGCGATTGAGTTATCTTCACTAATTGTTGATATTGCTGCTGGGTAAAATCGCATTCATCAGTACCTTCAAGCTCAATACCAATAGAGAAATCATTACATTTTTCTCTGCCTTTATATAAAGAAACACCAGCATGCCATGCTCTCTCAGTAAAAGGCACATATTGCACAATTTCTCCATCACGACGAATAAGACAATGAGCCGACACTCTTAAGCTAACAATCTCACTAAAAAAAGGATGGTCTTGCTCTGATAATGTATTGGTGAAAAGCTGATCAATATAAGGTCCACCAAATTGGCCAGGAGGCAAACTGATATTATGAACAATTAATAAAGAAGGCTGCTCACCTTCGGGTCTCTTATCATGATTAGGTGAAGGAACTTGTCTAGCATCGATTAGCCAACCTTGTTTAATTTCCACATCAACCCTCTTTTATTTTGTTTTAGCCATTATCAATAATGTTATTAACGCATACTCATCAATAAATGCGAACTTTCCCTCAATAATAAAGATTAACTATGTATCTCTCCTTTTTCTTTTCGATATTTTACTCAAATTTTATTTTATCTATTCGCCAATAAAGTCCTTTTTTTTCATACTACTAGTGTTTATTACTCAAGGAGGACGCTAAATGAATGTACTTAATTATCACTCTAATGAAAATGGTTTTACCCTTATGGAGCTTATGATTGTGATTGCTATCATCTCGATTTTAAGCTCTGTTGCTATTCCTGCCTATCAAGGTTATATCCAAAAAGCAGCATTAACCGATGTATTGCAAACACTGTCGCCCTATCGTTCTGCGATAGAATTATGTCGCTATGAAAACGATCCTCAACACTGTAATTCTGATTCAACCTTTATGCCGCAACAATTTCGTAGTCGATATTTGTCCGATATTAATGTGTTAAACGGTGTGATTAGTGCAACCGGAAAATCACAACTTGATGGTCTGACGATCACAATGTCGCCAGAGAAAGGAGTTAACGACCTTATTCCAGTATGGAAAACACAATGTTCAGCAGCAAATCTTACGTTGCAAAAACAGTGCAGTGAGATTTTAAAATCATATTAGTGCGTTAGATATAAAGGAGCACTTATATTAAGTGTTCCTATTACACACTTTAAATATTGAAGACAACGCAGATAAATCAAAAAGTATAAAGAGGTGAAGAATGGATATCACACACTCTGCAACAGAATTTATTGAGCATTTATTACGTGAAAGTATTTTAAAACGCGTCTCTGATTTACATATAGAGCCTCAACAAACCAGTGTAAGAATTCGCGCCAGAATAGATAATCACTTATATCTATTATCATCTCCTCCAGATGAATTCTCTGAAGGAATAGTCACTCGATTAAAGGTACTTGCTAACTTAAATATTGCAGAAAAGCGGTTACCTCAAGATGGGCAATTTAGTTGGTCTTATAATGAAAAAAACTATTCAATACGAATAGCGACACTCCCCACGCTGTATGGTGAAAAAGTTGTTTTACGACTTATAAATAATTTACAACAACCAGAATTAAATCATCTAGGTTTTCAACCCTCGCATTTAACGCTATTAAAGAAATATTTAAATTTACCGCAAGGAATGATTTTAGTCACAGGGCCAACGGGAAGCGGAAAAACACTCACTTTGTATAGTTGTTTACACTATTTAAATAAAGAGAACCTAAATATAAATAGTGTTGAAGATCCGATTGAATTACCTCTAAAAGGTATTAATCAAATTCAAATTTCTGAAAAATCAGGGATCTCATTTACGACAATATTACGAGCATTACTACGCCAAGATCCTGACATTATAATGGTAGGTGAGATACGTGACCAATCTACTGCTGAAATGGCAATAAAATCAGCGCAAACAGGGCACCTTGTATTATCAACCTTACATACTAATTCGGCGTCATCCACATTAATGCGTCTATATAACTTAGGGATTGAAAAAGATCTTATTCATTCCTGTGTTAGTTTAATTATTTCACAACGATTAGTTCGTTGTTTGTGCCCTCACTGTAAAATATGCTTATCCAATAAACAGCATATTAGTATAAATAAAGAAGAGGTCGAATTACCAAATTGGCAAGCTGTTGGTTGCCAGCAATGCTGTTCAGGCTATAACGGAAGAACGGCTATCTATGAATGCTTTGAACCATCAAAGCAAACACACTCATCCCTTTATCATCTACTCTATTCAGGTTTTTCATTAATTAAACAAGGCATAACAACACTTGAGGAGGTTTATCAAACGCTAGGAGATATTGAATGAGATTACAGCTAATTTATCGCTATGATGCATTAAATTATCAAGGAGAATGGTGCACTGGAAAAATACTGGCGTCCTCTAATAACGAAGCATTTATTAACTTAACTCAACAACAAAAAGTTCCCATAAAAATCCGTTTATATAAAATCGTTTTATTTCAAGATGCTGATAAACAATATCGAATTCAATTATTCGAACAATTAGCTTTATTACTTCGTTCTGGTTTAGCACTTCTTCCTGCATTAACACTATTAAAAAATGAATGTCGTTACTCACATTGGCAATGTGTATTAGAAGATATTATTTTTAACTTAATGCAAGGAGGCTCACTTTCTAAACAATTAAATCGCTATCCACTTTATTTTCCAACCTCACTAAGTCGTTTTGTTTTTATTGGTGAAGAAAGTGGAAAGTTAGATGAAGTGATTACTCTGCAAATAATACAGTTAAAAAAACACCGAGAGATTGTAAAAAGAATCAAAAAAGCTTTTAAATATCCTATTTTTTTACTGACTGTATTAGTTTTTATTACCAGTATTATGTTGCTCTATGTTTTACCTGAATATCAATCTTTATACAGCGCCTTTAATACAGAACTTCCTCTTTTAACACTCGCCCTTATTGATTTTTCACAATGGCTTACTGATTATATCTGCATGATAGTGTTTATCTTTATCGGGTTAATATTTATTTATCGTTTGATTCGTTACTCTTTATCACCCTTTTATTTTGCTGAACAAGCTCTCTTTCTTCATCTTCCCTATTTAGGTAAACTTTTAAAATATCAGCAGCTACATCTTATTTTTCAGATAATCAGTATTACACAACAAGCAGGATTACCTTTATTACAAAGCTTAAAAATAGGAACAGAACAACTTACACACCCTATTTATAAGCGAATCCTTTCTCAAATGAGTGATCACATTATGCAAGGTAAATCGTTGAGCTTATTTATGAAGAATGAGCCTCTTTTTACACCTATTTGTTATCAGTTTATTATTTGTGCTGAAAGCTCAGGACAGTTGCTCTATTTTTGCCAACAATTGAGTGATTGGTTTTATCATCAACTCAATGAGCAATTAAAGACAATAAGTGCTTGGTTAGAACCAATGCTAATGACGGTCATTGCATTGATTATTGGCACATTAATCATTGCTATGTATCTTCCTATATTACAGTTAGGTGATACTATACAGTGAATCACAAGTTTTATGAGTAACATGCTGTTACTCTGTATTGCACTAACTTATTGATTGATGGCAATTCTATTACATATTATGAGGTAGGGTGTCAGGGTAGCAGAAAATCATCTATCATAATAACCGAATAAAACCCAAATATTGCAGTTATTATCTTGTGATAAAAACAAAATTAGGCTTTAGAATACTTGGACTAATAGTAAATTTTAATTCATTAAAAACAGATAAACACAAATGGCTTATACGGTTGCTCTTACAGGCGGAATAGGCAGCGGTAAAACTACCGTTGCTAATGCTTTTGCCTCATTAGGTGTACCTCTTGTTGATGCTGATATTATTGCTCGATTAGTGGTAGAGCCGAACTCCTTAGGACTAAATGCATTGCATCAGCATTTTGGTGGTTGCATTTTGCTACCCGATGGCTCGTTAAACCGAGCACAGCTGCGCCAGATTATTTTTGAAAATAATGAAGAAAAAACTTGGGTTAACAATCTTCTTCACCCATTGATACAGCAAGAGACTCAAAAACAGATACAGCAAATTACAGCGCCCTACTTTATTTGGGTTGTTCCATTATTAATTGAAAATAAATTAACGCATCTCGCCTCTCGCGTTCTTGTTGTTGATGTTACACAGGAAGAGCAAATAGAAAGAACCATGAAACGAGATGGCGTAAGTCGAGAGCAAGTTCTCAATATTTTAAAAGCTCAAGCTCAAAGACAGGAACGATTAGCCGTCGCTGATGATATTATTGAAAATCACGATAATAGCCAAAATATGATTGGAAAAGTTAAGCAACTCCATCAGCATTACTTAGAATTAGCTCAACAAGCGTTACAGGACAATTGCCATGAGTGATGACATCACAACAATCATCTTCGAACATCCCCTCAATGAAAAAATGCGTTCATGGCTTAGAATTGAAAACTCATTGATTCAGATTAACAGTTTTAGTGCAATTGATTCATTACCCACGGCACTCTCGTTTTTCCGTGCGATATCAGAATTTATTGAAGTACTTGATCGTGGCGAAATCCGCGCTGAATTACTTAAAGAATTAGAAAAAAGACAAAAAAAATTACAGCAATGGCTTTCATTTCCTAATGTTGATAAAGCGATTGTCACTCAAATTATTGATGAATTAGCTGAAAATGCAGCCGTATTAAGTCAAGCACCTCGCATTGGTCAGCATTTAAAACAAGATAAAGTCATCAGTTTAGTTAAACAGCGCCTAAGTATTCCTGGCGGATGCTGTAACTTTGATGTGCCAGCATTACATTTGTGGTTAAGCTTACCTCAAACAACCCGTGATGAAAGATTACAAAGCTGGTTAACGGGTTTATTGCCATTACAAAATGCATTAAATAGTTTGCTCATGCTTATTCGCCAATCAGATACATTTAAGCCCGCGCTCAGTCACCGTGGTTTTTATCAAGACAGCGCTGAAGAAGGTGAATTGCTACGTCTTAAGATAGCCATTGATCACCAAATCTATCCTCAAGTCTCTGGGCATAAAAATCGCTATGCGATCCGCTTTTTACCACTTGATAGTGAAAATGGAACAGTACCTCTAGAGCTACCTTTTGAGATTGCTTGTTGCTAACATTATGTTTATTGATATGAGCATAAATCGCACCAATGAAATCTAGGAGAGATAATGAGCGAAGAATTAATTGTAAAATGCCCAACCTGTCAAACAGAAGTTGTTTGGAATGAAAGCAGCCCTTATCGTCCTTTTTGTAGTAAACGTTGCCAACTTATTGATTTAGGCGAATGGGCGGATGAATCAAAACGTATTCCCAGCCAGAGTGATATTAATGACAGTGATGATTGGAGCGAGGCTCCGCAACAAGAGCCTAAAGACTTTTAATACTCTGATTAATAACATAAAAATAGCCACTCAATCGAGTGGCTATTTTATTTATAAACGCTTATTTAACACGACTCTACTTTTACTTACTTCTGCAATAACGCCACAATAGTGCGGTTAGCTGGCGGAAAATCATCAGCATTTAACGATCCAATAGATATCCACTTGAATTTTTGCCCCTCTTTACCATAGGGCTCATTATCCCATTGTGTGACTAAGAAAAAGGATAACGTAATGTGTCTATCTGGAAAATCATGCTCTACCGTTTCAAAAAGAGAGCATTGTGTTACATCAATACCGATTTCTTCTTGTAACTCACGGACTAGCGCCTGCTCTGGGGTTTCTTTATCTTCTAATTTTCCCCCCGGAAATTCCCAAAATCCCCCCATATGCGATTTTAGAGAACGTTGGGTGATAAAGACATTATTGTGTTGATCACAAATAATACCCGCTGCAATATGTAGCTTTTTTTTATCCATTATAGACAACCTATTGAATAGTCCAGTTATTATAACAACTTAACGTTATTATAACGTATATCCAATAGCGCTACTCTGGTTTTCTTTCCCTGATTATCTTGGTTGATTAGCGATATATAGGTAATAAACCGAACTGTGCTAATGTTTGGCAAATAATTCCCACTGCACCAAAAGCGATAACAGCATAAATTAATCCATTGCCTCCCCACACTTTAAAGCCTGAGTTTGGGAATTTCTGGCGTGCTTTTAGCGCCATAACCGCAGGGCAAATAATTGCCCATACACATGCCGCGGTTCCTGCATAAGCAATTGCAATTAAGAAACCATTAGGGAAAAGTAAACATAATAGTAAAGGCGGAGTGAAGCATAAAACGCCAGATTTCAAGCGCCCTGTTTTGTTATCTTCAAATTTTAGTGATGCTAAAATATAGTCGAATAAACCAATCGCAACCCCTAAAAATGAACAGAATACGGCACTAATAGAAAACCATAATAAAAAGCCTTCAATATATTTACTATTTAATACAGTGTATAAAGAATCAATAAAGGCATCTAAGTTACCGCCTTTTTGGATAATGGTAATAAATTGCTCACGAGGTAAATTTCCCATAGTACCAATCATCCAGAGCAAATAAATCACCAGTGCTAACACACAACCAATAATACAGCTTTTCACGACCTTTCTTTCATTTTCATGATAAAGCTTATAAAGGCTACAAACATTACCATGATAACCAAAAGAGGTTATAGCATAAGGAATGATGATAAAAATAAAAGGATAAAGATATAATTGACTTTTGCCTTCAAAGGTAGCAGTAAATAATAAATCGCCTCTCGCTTTGAAGAATAAGCCCGAGAATGCTAATACGAATAGAACAATCTTAATAAATAAAAATATTGAGGTTAAACGGCTGGCACAAGCGCCTCCCCACCATATTGTTGCTCCGAGTACTATGGTAAATACAAAGAATATCGCTCTAAGGTTTAGACTAAAGCCATATAATGATGAAGCTTCATAAATGATCGAACCCGCAGCAGAGATATAAGCATAAATTAATATATACAATACAAATATCAAAGAGGCATTTGCGAGATAACACGCCCATTTAGGTAATAACTCTTTCGATATATGAAAGTAGTTTGTTCCTGCGCCATATTTCGATATACATTCAAGAATATAAATTCCCGAATGAAACATAAAGAAACAGACAATAAATAATATAAAGAGTGAGTTAATAAACCAAGCACCAGACATTATTGTTGGTAGGCTAAACATTCCCGCACCAATCATGGCGCCGCCCAACACAAATCCCCCTACAATAATTGAGGGTTCTTTATTTACCGACTTATTTTCCATTTTTTAGTCCTTACTGAAATAAGGATAGGGCTCCCGCATTGCACGAGAGCCATTATTATTGTGGAGTATTATTTATTTGATAGGTTTTAATCTAGCAGTAAAGTGTCTTAATACAGGTGGTTCATATTCGAACTCGAGACCTTTAAGCGTTTTAAACTTCTCTTTTAAACCGATAAGTGCGTCAGCAATATAATCCATATGGTCGTTGGTATAGACACGACGCGCAATGGTTAAACGCATAAATTCCATATCTGCGTGTTTTTGTTCTCCCGTTGCAGGATCACGACCCAATAAGAACGAACCAATTTCAACAGCACGAACACCAGATTCTAAGTAAAGTGCGTTAATCACAGCTTGAGCTGGGAATTGATCACCTGGGATATGCGGTACTAGTTTTTTACAGTCAACGAAAACAGCATGTCCGCCAGTAGGATATTGAATTGGAATACCCGCTTCACGTAGACGATCACCCAGATATTGAACCTGACCAATACGATAGTGTAGATACTCTTCTTCAGTACCTTCCTCTAAACCTTGTACCATTGCTGCCATATCACGACCCGCTAAACCACCATAAGTAACAAAGCCTTCCATTGGTACACAGCGCTGTCTTGCTAATGTGAATACTTCTTCATTATCACGAATTGAGACTAAACCACCGATATTTAACAGGGGATCTTTCTTCGCTGACATTGTTAATGCATCAGCATATTTATACATATCTAAAATAACTTCTTTGATGGTCGCATTTTTATATTTAGGATCACGCTGTTTAATGAAATACGCATTTTCACAATAACGCGCTGAGTCCATAACAACAAAAATACCGTGTTGTTTTGCGATTTCGTAAACTTCTCTTAAATTATCCATTGAAACAGGCTGACCACCAGCACTATTACAGGTCACTGTTGAAACAATGGCAACAACGTTATCAGCACCATGTTTAGCAATATTTTCTTTTAATTTAGCAATATCAAAATTGCCTTTCCAATCATCATAGGTTTCTGAATCAAACGCTTTTTCAGTCACAATATTAATTGCTTTACAGCCATTTAATTCAACGTGCGCTGCTGTTGTGTCAAAATGGAAGTTAGAAATAAATACAGGATTTTTCGCTTTTCCATCTTTTTGTTTATATTTTAATAATACTGGAAAAAGAATATTTTCAGCACCACGTCCTTGGTGAGCAGGAATAATATAATCGTAGTTAAACAACTCTTTGGCTTTATCTTTTAAATCATAATAGTTTCTTGAGCCTGCATAAGCTTCATCACCTGTTATCATTGCTGCCCACTGGTGATCACTCATTGCGTTAGTACCAGAGTCTGTTAATAAATCAATATAGACAGCATGACTTGGTAATAAGAATGGGTTATATCCTGCTTCTTTTAATGCAACTTCACGTTCTTCTCTTGAAGGAACACGGATTTTCTCTACCATTTTAATACGGAATGGTTCTACGATTCTTTTAGCCATGATAATACCTTTAATATAAATTAAATAATAAAATTAAAAATAAATAAAATAGCCTTCCCATTTAAATTAAACGGAAAAGAGTATTAAATTATTTTGGATGGATATAAAAAAGGATTATTTTTCAGGGAAGAAGAAGGCGAGTTCAGAATCAATATTAAACCATTTCTTCAATCTGAAGAAACCTCTTAATATTATCAAAACATTAAATGATGAGAACATACTTTAACCCTTATCGTCAGGAAATAGTACAATTTACACGCTAATTTATATAACAGTTAAACACGATTAGTAATATAACAATAGTATATTTTGGACAAAAATCACACTATTTATAATTAATGATACATTAACGTGATCACTATCACTTACTTTATTATTTAATAAACTATTTTTTATAACTTAAATTTTTATTGATAATATTAAGTGGTAATACA is from Proteus columbae and encodes:
- the aceE gene encoding pyruvate dehydrogenase (acetyl-transferring), homodimeric type, with product MSDMLKNDVDPIETRDWLQAIDSVIREEGVERAQFLIDQVLKQARNGGLNIALGGSVHSDYINTIPAEDEPAYPGNLELERRIRSAIRWNAVMMVLRASKKDLELGGHMASFQSSATLYEVCFNHFFRAQNETDGGDLVYFQGHISPGIYARAFLEGRLTEDQLNNFRQEIGGKGLSSYPHPKLMPEFWQFPTVSMGLGPLSAIYQAKFLKYLNHRGLKNTTAQTVYAFLGDGEMDEPESKGAITIAVREKLDNLCFVVNCNLQRLDGPVTGNGKIVNELEGIFAGAGWNVIKVMWGDRWDELLRKDTSGKLVQLMNETLDGDYQTFKSRDGAYVREHFFNRYPETAALVKDMTDDEIWALNRGGHDPKKVFAAFQKAKETQGKPTVILAQTIKGYGMGETAEGKNIAHQVKKMNMDGVHHFRDRFNIPVADEQIKDLPYITFDKESEEYKYLHARRQDLGGYLPARRPRFEEKLDIPTLEDFSQLLEEQSKEISTTIAFVRALNVMLKNKSIKDRLVPIIADEARTFGMEGLFRQIGIYSPNGQQYTPQDREQVAYYKEDVKGQILQEGINELGAGASWLAAATSYSTNNLPMIPFYIYYSMFGFQRIGDLCWAAGDQQARGFLVGGTSGRTTLNGEGLQHEDGHSHIQSLTIPNCISYDPAFAYEVAVIMQDGLERMYGDKQENVYYYITTLNENYHMPAMPAGVEEGIRKGIYKLKSHEGAKGKVQLLGSGSILRHVREAAEILSAEYGIGSDVYSVTSFTELARDGQDCERWNMLHPSETPRVPYIAQIMNDAPAVASTDYMKLFAEQVRTYVPADDYRVLGTDGFGRSDSRENLRHHFEVDTSYVIVAALGELAKRGEIDVKVVEEAIKKYNINPEKVNPRLA
- the pdhR gene encoding pyruvate dehydrogenase complex transcriptional repressor PdhR: MAYTKIRQPKLSDVIEQQLEHLILEGTLRPGEKLLPERELAKQFDVSRPSLREAIQKLEAKGFLLRRQGGGTFVQHNLWQSFSDPLAQLLSGHPESQFDLLETRHALEGIAAYYAALRGTDEDLERIKASHDCILKAHEEGDLIAESEAVLQYQLIVTEAAHNVVLLHLLRCMVPMLEQNIRQNFEFLYTRKEMLTAVSEHRSQIYQAIINREPEAAREASHRHLAFIEDVLLDMSREHTRRERSLRRLQQHPDLF
- the ampD gene encoding 1,6-anhydro-N-acetylmuramyl-L-alanine amidase AmpD, translating into MEIKQGWLIDARQVPSPNHDKRPEGEQPSLLIVHNISLPPGQFGGPYIDQLFTNTLSEQDHPFFSEIVSLRVSAHCLIRRDGEIVQYVPFTERAWHAGVSLYKGREKCNDFSIGIELEGTDECDFTQQQYQQLVKITQSLITLYPAIEENITGHSDVAPNRKTDPGPHFDWAYYRSLLTK
- the ppdD gene encoding prepilin peptidase-dependent pilin, which translates into the protein MNVLNYHSNENGFTLMELMIVIAIISILSSVAIPAYQGYIQKAALTDVLQTLSPYRSAIELCRYENDPQHCNSDSTFMPQQFRSRYLSDINVLNGVISATGKSQLDGLTITMSPEKGVNDLIPVWKTQCSAANLTLQKQCSEILKSY
- a CDS encoding ATPase, T2SS/T4P/T4SS family translates to MDITHSATEFIEHLLRESILKRVSDLHIEPQQTSVRIRARIDNHLYLLSSPPDEFSEGIVTRLKVLANLNIAEKRLPQDGQFSWSYNEKNYSIRIATLPTLYGEKVVLRLINNLQQPELNHLGFQPSHLTLLKKYLNLPQGMILVTGPTGSGKTLTLYSCLHYLNKENLNINSVEDPIELPLKGINQIQISEKSGISFTTILRALLRQDPDIIMVGEIRDQSTAEMAIKSAQTGHLVLSTLHTNSASSTLMRLYNLGIEKDLIHSCVSLIISQRLVRCLCPHCKICLSNKQHISINKEEVELPNWQAVGCQQCCSGYNGRTAIYECFEPSKQTHSSLYHLLYSGFSLIKQGITTLEEVYQTLGDIE
- a CDS encoding type II secretion system F family protein, giving the protein MRLQLIYRYDALNYQGEWCTGKILASSNNEAFINLTQQQKVPIKIRLYKIVLFQDADKQYRIQLFEQLALLLRSGLALLPALTLLKNECRYSHWQCVLEDIIFNLMQGGSLSKQLNRYPLYFPTSLSRFVFIGEESGKLDEVITLQIIQLKKHREIVKRIKKAFKYPIFLLTVLVFITSIMLLYVLPEYQSLYSAFNTELPLLTLALIDFSQWLTDYICMIVFIFIGLIFIYRLIRYSLSPFYFAEQALFLHLPYLGKLLKYQQLHLIFQIISITQQAGLPLLQSLKIGTEQLTHPIYKRILSQMSDHIMQGKSLSLFMKNEPLFTPICYQFIICAESSGQLLYFCQQLSDWFYHQLNEQLKTISAWLEPMLMTVIALIIGTLIIAMYLPILQLGDTIQ
- the coaE gene encoding dephospho-CoA kinase (Dephospho-CoA kinase (CoaE) performs the final step in coenzyme A biosynthesis.) encodes the protein MAYTVALTGGIGSGKTTVANAFASLGVPLVDADIIARLVVEPNSLGLNALHQHFGGCILLPDGSLNRAQLRQIIFENNEEKTWVNNLLHPLIQQETQKQIQQITAPYFIWVVPLLIENKLTHLASRVLVVDVTQEEQIERTMKRDGVSREQVLNILKAQAQRQERLAVADDIIENHDNSQNMIGKVKQLHQHYLELAQQALQDNCHE
- the zapD gene encoding cell division protein ZapD translates to MSDDITTIIFEHPLNEKMRSWLRIENSLIQINSFSAIDSLPTALSFFRAISEFIEVLDRGEIRAELLKELEKRQKKLQQWLSFPNVDKAIVTQIIDELAENAAVLSQAPRIGQHLKQDKVISLVKQRLSIPGGCCNFDVPALHLWLSLPQTTRDERLQSWLTGLLPLQNALNSLLMLIRQSDTFKPALSHRGFYQDSAEEGELLRLKIAIDHQIYPQVSGHKNRYAIRFLPLDSENGTVPLELPFEIACC
- the yacG gene encoding DNA gyrase inhibitor YacG is translated as MSEELIVKCPTCQTEVVWNESSPYRPFCSKRCQLIDLGEWADESKRIPSQSDINDSDDWSEAPQQEPKDF
- the mutT gene encoding 8-oxo-dGTP diphosphatase MutT, with the translated sequence MDKKKLHIAAGIICDQHNNVFITQRSLKSHMGGFWEFPGGKLEDKETPEQALVRELQEEIGIDVTQCSLFETVEHDFPDRHITLSFFLVTQWDNEPYGKEGQKFKWISIGSLNADDFPPANRTIVALLQK